GCTCCTCGTGCTCGGAGGGAGTCAGGGAGCACGGGCGCTGAACGCGCTCGTTCCGGAGGCGGCGGAGCGGCTGGAGGAAGGTGTGCAGGTGGTGCACCAGACCGGCGAGCGCGAGGCCGCGACGGTCGAGGAGCGCGCGAGCGCGCTGCGCGCCGTCGGGCGAGCGTACGTTGTCCGGCCGTACCTGGACGCGCCGGAGTTCGCACTGGCCTATCGCGCGGCCGATCTGGTGGTCTGCCGATGCGGTGCGTCGACTCTGGCCGAGGTGACGGCGAACGGGCTTCCCTCGCTGCTGGTGCCGTACCCGGCGGCCTACGCCGACCATCAGACGGCCAACGCGCGGGCCATCGAGCGTGCCGGGGCGGGTGTCCTGCTGCCGGAAGGTACCCTGACGGCGGAGGCGCTGGCGGAGCGCATTGAGGGGTTGCGGAGGGACGCGGCGACGCGCGCGAGCATGGCTGACCGCAGTCGCGCGTTGGCGCGGCCGCACGCGGCGCGCGACGTATGCCGGGCGGCGACCGCTCTGGTGGCGGGGCGCGGCTCCGCCGCGGCGGGAGCGGCGGTAGGGCAGACATGACACACATGCATTTCGTTGGAATCGGCGGTGCGGGGATGAGCGGGCTGGCGCACATCGCGCTGGCGCGCGGCCACCGCGTCACCGGCTCCGATGCGTGTGAGAGCGCCGCCACGCGGCGGCTGCGAGAGCGTGGCGCCCAGATCGCCATCGGCCAGTCCGCACCGAACGTCCTCAACGACCTGCCCGACCTGGTGGTGGTCTCCGCCGCCATTGGCTGCGGCGACGAGGAGGTGGCGGCCGCGCGCGCGGCCGGCGTGCCGATCGTGAGTCGGGCGGCGCATCTGGGAACGCTGATGGCCGAGCATCGTGGCCCGCGCATTGGCGTCACCGGGACGCATGGCAAGACGACGACCACCGCCATGCTCGCGGAGATTCTGCGGGCGGGCGCGCTCGACCCGACCGTGCTGATCGGCGGCGACTACGCGCCGATCGGCGGCAACGTGATGTTGGGGGGAGGCGGCTCGTTCCTGACGGAGGCCTGCGAGGCGTACGAGTCGTTTCTTGAGCTCGCGCCGGATATCGGGGTGGTGACGAACGTGGACGCCGATCACCTCGACCACTACGGAACATCGGAGCGCGTCGACGCGGCGTACGCGGCGTTCGCACGCCGCGTACGCCCGGGCGGCGTTCTGGTCTGGTGCGCCGATGATCCCGGCTGCCGGCGCCTGGTCGCGGCCGCGTCGGAGGTGGGTGGACCGCGGCGGGTGTCGTTCGGCGTCGCCGAGGACGCCGACCTGCGCGGGGTGGATGTGGCGATTGGCGGACGCGGGTCACGCTTCGCGGTGGAGCGAGGCGGCGAGCGTCTGGGCTCCGCGATGGTCGCGGTGCCCGGTGCCCACAATGTGCTCAACGCGCTCGGCGCCGCGACGGCGGCGCTCGAAGCCGGCGTGGCGTGGCCGTGCGTGGTGGAGGGCCTGTCCCGGTTCGGCGGCGTCGGACGGCGGTTTGAGCAACTGGGCGAAGCCGGCGGCGTGACCGTCGTGGACGACTACGCACACCACCCGGCCGAGATCCGCGCGACCATCAGCGCCGCGCGCACGGTGTTCCCGGGCCGGCGGCTCGTGGTGGTCTTTCAGCCGCACCTCTACAGTCGGACCCGCGACTTCCTAGACGGGTTCGCCGAGGAGCTCTCATCGGCGGACGCGGTGCTCGTCACGGGCGTCTACGCAGCGCGCGAGCGGCCGATCGAGGGGCTTCGGGTGTCGGACATCGTGCGCGGCGTGGGCGAGCGGTCGCCCTCGAAGACCGCCATTTTCCTGCCGGACAAGCACGACGCCGTGGGGGCGCTCGCCTGGGTAACGCGCCCGGGGGACGTCGTCCTCGTGATGGGCGCTGGCGACATCCGTGAGGTGGGCGAGGAGTTCGTCTGCGCGGGGCGCGCTTCCGGGGAAGGATGCGGCGATGCGCCCGGCGATTGATGGCTCGGCCTCGCGGCGCGGTCGAGCCGCCGATGCCGCCCGCGCTCATCGCGCCGTGGTGCGCCGCCCGGCGCCCAGCCGCCGGCGCGTGCGTAGGCGCATTCTGTGGCTCCTGGGCTTGCTCTGCGCGGTCGTCAGCGTGCGAGCGGTCCTGACAACGCCGCTACTCTACGTGCGCCGGGTCGTGGTGACCGGCACCGCCGGTCTGCTGACGGCGGAGCGCGAGGCGATCCGGGCCCGCGCCGCGGTGCCGCCACGCACCGGACTGGTGCGGGCGCCGCTCGGCCACATCGCCGCCGCCGTGAGCGGGTCGCCGATCGTCGCCTCGGCCACCGTGTCGCGGCACTGGCCGGATCGGCTGGATGTGCATGTACGGCCGCGCGTGCCCATCGCGCTGCTCGAGTCGCCCTCGGGCCGGTGGGAACTCGACGAGGCGGCGGTCGCGGTCCGCGCCGCGCGCGCCGATGCGGCCCTGCCGCGGATCCTCTACACGCCGGCCCGCGCCGTGCGGGTGGGGGAGAGGCTCGACGACCCCGCCGTCGTGGGAGCCGTCGCGGCGGCGCTGGCGAGCGGGACGCCTCCGGCGATGCGGATTCGCGAAATTGAAGTTGACCCGAATGCGAATATGTGTTTGAATATGTCGGATCAGGTCGTCGTTACGCTGGGTCAGACGGACGACCTGGCGACCAAGTTGGCGCTTCTGCGCCGAGCGTACGAGGTGGAGCCGAACATCGCGGCACGCGTGGCGACGATCGATCTCCGCTGCCCGCAGGCGACGGCCTGCACGCCCCGCATGGCAGCGCACGAGGGAGCCGCCGGCTCCTCGATGGGCCGCGGTTCGCGAGTACCGCGGTCTCGACCGGATCCCCGTTCAGCGGAAGGCGACGCGCCGGCGCTGGCGCGCGCCCGCCCTGACGGGATCCAGACGGCAAGATGAACGTGTTCACGTCGCGTCAACGACATCAACCCTGGGTCTGGCAGGTCACTGCCCTGTGCTTCATGCTGGGCATGCTGGTCGCCGGCTCGCTGCAGACGGTCAGCATCGTCGGCCGGACGGGTTTCGGCGGCTATCGCACCGGCGTGCCCCCGCCCGGCGCCGCCGCGCACACGGCGACCGTGCAGAAGCTCGAGAAGGAGATCGCCGACCTGCGAGAGCGCGCCACGAAGCTCGAGAACAGTCTGGCCAAGGGCAATGACCAGCTCAAGACGCTCAACGACGAGCTTCAGAAGGACAAGCTGCTCGCCGGCCTCACCGAGGTGAAGGGCCCGGGCATCGATCTCGTCCTGGTCGACAGCGAGAAACGGCCGCCGTCCAACCGCGCGTTCGACGCCGACAAGTACATCATTCACGATGTGGACCTTCAGCAGGTGGTCAACGAGCTCTGGGCCTCGGGCGCGGAGGCCATCGCCATAAGCAACCAGCGGGTGACGAGCCGGACCTCGATCCGGTGCGTCGGGCCCACGATCCAGGTCAACGGCGTGCCGGTGTCGCCGCCCTACAGCATCGCCGCGATCGGCGATCCGAGCACGCTCGCCGGAGCGCTGAACCTGCCCTACGGCGTGCTGGACGGCCTGAGGCGCTACGACCCGGCCATGTTCAAGCTCGAGAAGAGGCAAAAACTCGTGTTGCCCGCCTTCACCGGTAGCACGGAGACGCGGTACGCCAGGCCCGTAGTCGACGGCGAGAGCGCCGGAAGTGGACCGAAGCGCAGATGACGGGAGCATTGCCGGTCCTGGGCTTGCTCGTGGGCTTCGGGTTCGGCTGGTTGGTGTTTTCGGCCCTGCACGTGTCGGGAGAGTTGGCCACCCTCTACGCGCCCTATCTATCGCTGGCGACGCTCGCGGGGCTCGACACGGTGTTGGGCGGCATTCGGGCGGGCATCGAGGGGCGGTTCCAGGACGACATCTTCGTGAGCGGGTTCGTGCTCAACACGCTGCTCGCGGCCGGCCTGGCGCTGCTTGGCGACAAGATCGGCGTGGACCTCTTCCTGGCGGCGGTCGTGGCGCTCGGGACGCGCGTGTTCCTCAACCTGTCACTGATTCGCCGATACTACTTGACGAAGGCTGCCCTCAGCAAGCGAAGAGAGCAGTGAGCGGAACCGGTCGCCGCGATGAGCGGCC
This portion of the Chthonomonadales bacterium genome encodes:
- the murG gene encoding undecaprenyldiphospho-muramoylpentapeptide beta-N-acetylglucosaminyltransferase produces the protein MRALRAVVTGGGTGGHIYPALAVVDALRDAPGGADVRYVGGVSGMEARIVPAAGVPFVGITTRKLRKLASPGTVGVLLALLRGYREARALVDVFRPDVVLGAGGYVAAATVMAAARAGVPTAIHEQNAVIGRTNRLLARWARCVCVSFEESLAAFPAGRTVLTGVPVRAGIVSEAPQEEARVGLGLRPGAFTLLVLGGSQGARALNALVPEAAERLEEGVQVVHQTGEREAATVEERASALRAVGRAYVVRPYLDAPEFALAYRAADLVVCRCGASTLAEVTANGLPSLLVPYPAAYADHQTANARAIERAGAGVLLPEGTLTAEALAERIEGLRRDAATRASMADRSRALARPHAARDVCRAATALVAGRGSAAAGAAVGQT
- a CDS encoding UDP-N-acetylmuramate--L-alanine ligase, whose translation is MTHMHFVGIGGAGMSGLAHIALARGHRVTGSDACESAATRRLRERGAQIAIGQSAPNVLNDLPDLVVVSAAIGCGDEEVAAARAAGVPIVSRAAHLGTLMAEHRGPRIGVTGTHGKTTTTAMLAEILRAGALDPTVLIGGDYAPIGGNVMLGGGGSFLTEACEAYESFLELAPDIGVVTNVDADHLDHYGTSERVDAAYAAFARRVRPGGVLVWCADDPGCRRLVAAASEVGGPRRVSFGVAEDADLRGVDVAIGGRGSRFAVERGGERLGSAMVAVPGAHNVLNALGAATAALEAGVAWPCVVEGLSRFGGVGRRFEQLGEAGGVTVVDDYAHHPAEIRATISAARTVFPGRRLVVVFQPHLYSRTRDFLDGFAEELSSADAVLVTGVYAARERPIEGLRVSDIVRGVGERSPSKTAIFLPDKHDAVGALAWVTRPGDVVLVMGAGDIREVGEEFVCAGRASGEGCGDAPGD
- a CDS encoding FtsQ-type POTRA domain-containing protein, producing the protein MRRRILWLLGLLCAVVSVRAVLTTPLLYVRRVVVTGTAGLLTAEREAIRARAAVPPRTGLVRAPLGHIAAAVSGSPIVASATVSRHWPDRLDVHVRPRVPIALLESPSGRWELDEAAVAVRAARADAALPRILYTPARAVRVGERLDDPAVVGAVAAALASGTPPAMRIREIEVDPNANMCLNMSDQVVVTLGQTDDLATKLALLRRAYEVEPNIAARVATIDLRCPQATACTPRMAAHEGAAGSSMGRGSRVPRSRPDPRSAEGDAPALARARPDGIQTAR
- a CDS encoding DUF881 domain-containing protein, with the protein product MNVFTSRQRHQPWVWQVTALCFMLGMLVAGSLQTVSIVGRTGFGGYRTGVPPPGAAAHTATVQKLEKEIADLRERATKLENSLAKGNDQLKTLNDELQKDKLLAGLTEVKGPGIDLVLVDSEKRPPSNRAFDADKYIIHDVDLQQVVNELWASGAEAIAISNQRVTSRTSIRCVGPTIQVNGVPVSPPYSIAAIGDPSTLAGALNLPYGVLDGLRRYDPAMFKLEKRQKLVLPAFTGSTETRYARPVVDGESAGSGPKRR
- a CDS encoding small basic family protein, with amino-acid sequence MTGALPVLGLLVGFGFGWLVFSALHVSGELATLYAPYLSLATLAGLDTVLGGIRAGIEGRFQDDIFVSGFVLNTLLAAGLALLGDKIGVDLFLAAVVALGTRVFLNLSLIRRYYLTKAALSKRREQ